In Thalassophryne amazonica chromosome 4, fThaAma1.1, whole genome shotgun sequence, a genomic segment contains:
- the si:dkey-182i3.11 gene encoding leucine-rich repeat-containing protein 15 yields the protein MLAAFTLTSLVLLAPALHVCPPACKCLHNLTTIECQQKELEEIPQLPEGVQELYISYNKIQKVTGRSLERLQVLDLTKNQLNVSLSVSPVWPSMARLFKLILRKNGLRKLEPGQFASCPSLTLLDLSENHIEYLPMGLLRGLASLTTLILNFNQIQVVDAGGLDGADALSNLFLSHNNITAIAEGVFRNSPRLEKVVLSRNRVVDVAAGSFTGAAALQHLDLSGNLQVTVQGETLKDVRSLRTLNLRMNSLTSLPEDCFSSLNLLVHLDLSNNKLNTISEGSLRGLTSLRELDLRLNLIHSLPSKIFSDLINLESLDLFDNKLTSLPLDIFSNLTKLQELQVDSNQISVVPVGVFNSLSNLTELQLSNNHILELRPPLFAKLRLLRKLYLEGNALTHLPKGLFHKMSHLREILLDNNHIRSMHHLAFHGLRRLHSLRLSHNNLSSLSSDQFRSLTNLRKLKLEGNHIRKLPTGLFVNLFNLSILDLDSNHLLELSPDDFVGLTLLQELHLSFNLLRTIHPNTFHPLVHLRRLLLKSNNLLGLHPQLFAQLSMLTELDLDDNKLYRLHPDVFQGLTNLQKLSIKSNRLRVLEDGTLQPLQNVSSVYLSGNLWDCSCAEILSISRWIRAHQNQLGDQPTCFVCSDSDSAPCPLLLLPDSTPRLQCSHSHCHLPSYCSVLVLQALLVVHRRHFL from the exons ATGCTGGCAGCGTTCACTCTGACCTCTCTGGTCCTCTTGGCGCCGGCGCTCCATGTCTGTCCTCCAGCTTGCAAATGCCTCCACAACCTGACCACCATCGAGTGTCAGCAGAAGGAACTGGAGGAGATTCCACAGCTGCCAGAGGGAGTGCAGGAGCTGTACATCTCATACAACAAGATCCAGAAGGTGACGGGACGCAGCCTGGAGCGGCTGCAG GTCCTGGACTTGACAAAGAACCAGTTGAACGTCTCGCTGTCTGTCAGTCCAGTTTGGCCGAGTATGGCTAGACTTTTCAAGCTTATCCTGCGAAAGAACGGTCTGCGGAAACTGGAGCCCGGTCAGTTTGCCAGCTGCCCGTCCCTCACACTGCTGGACCTGAGTGAGAACCACATCGAGTACCTCCCCATGGGACTGCTCCGTGGATTAGCCAGTCTCACCACACTGATCCTGAACTTCAATCAGATTCAAGTGGTGGATGCGGGAGGACTAGACGGTGCAGATGCCCTGAGTAACCTCTTCCTCAGCCACAATAACATAACAGCAATAGCAGAAGGTGTGTTCAGGAACTCTCCCAGGTTAGAGAAAGTTGTTCTGTCCAGAAACAGAGTTGTAGATGTTGCTGCCGGCAGTTTCACAGGAGCAGCAGCTCTGCAGCACCTGGACCTGAGCGGGAACCTGCAGGTCACTGTCCAAGGTGAAACGCTGAAGGATGTGCGCTCACTCCGTACGCTGAACCTCCGGATGAACAGCCTGACCAGCCTTCCAGAGGATTGTTTCTCATCACTCAACCTTTTGGTTCATTTAGATTTGAGCAACAACAAACTGAACACTATATCTGAGGGATCACTGAGAGGACTGACCTCACTCAGGGAGCTGGATCTCAGGCTCAACTTGATTCATTCACTTCCCTCGAAGATCTTCAGTGATCTCATCAACCTGGAGTCACTTGATTTGTTTGACAATAAACTTACGTCTCTTCCTCTGGACATATTcagcaatttgaccaaattacaAGAGCTGCAGGTGGACAGCAATCAGATTTCGGTCGTACCAGTTGGGGTATTCAATTCACTTTCTAATCTCACTGAACTACAACTCTCCAACAACCATATCCTGGAACTCCGCCCTCCCCTGTTCGCCAAGCTCAGGTTGCTACGGAAACTGTACCTGGAAGGCAACGCCCTGACACACCTTCCCAAAGGCCTTTTCCACAAGATGAGTCACCTCAGGGAGATCCTGTTGGACAATAATCACATCAGGTCAATGCACCACTTGGCCTTCCATGGTTTGAGGAGACTCCACTCACTGAGGCTTTCTCATAACAACCTCTCCTCTCTGTCCTCAGACCAGTTCAGAAGCCTCACCAATCTAAGGAAACTAAAACTGGAGGGGAACCATATAAGAAAACTTCCTACAGGCCTGTTTGTCAACCTGTTCAATCTCTCAATTCTGGACCTGGACAGCAATCATCTTTTAGAACTGTCTCCTGATGACTTTGTAGGACTGACTCTCCTTCAAGAACTCCACCTGAGCTTCAACCTGCTTCGTACCATCCACCCCAACACCTTCCACCCACTGGTCCACCTCCGCAGACTTCTGTTGAAGAGCAACAACCTGCTGGGTTTGCATCCTCAGCTCTTTGCCCAGTTGTCCATGTTAACAGAACTCGATCTGGATGACAACAAGTTGTACCGCCTGCACCCTGATGTCTTTCAAGGCCTTACAAACCTCCAGAAGTTGAGCATCAAGTCAAACAGGCTCAGAGTTCTGGAGGATGGCACCTTGCAGCCTTTGCAGAACGTAAGCTCTGTTTATCTGTCGGGTAATTTGTGGGACTGCAGCTGCGCAGAGATTCTCTCCATCAGCAGGTGGATCAGGGCTCACCAAAACCAGCTGGGAGATCAGCCGACCTGCTTCGTCTGTTCGGACTCGGACTCCGCGCCGTGTCCCCTGCTCCTGCTTCCGGACAGCACGCCAAGGTTACAGTGTTCTCACAGCCACTGCCACCTGCCCTCTTACTGCAGCGTCCTCGTCTTACAGGCGCTGCTTGTGGTGCATCGCCGTCACTTCCTGTAG